One window from the genome of Malus domestica chromosome 01, GDT2T_hap1 encodes:
- the LOC103450985 gene encoding protein SOSEKI 2: protein MDVRFRRPTTTRELRESSTDRAEVMQQPPRAIKKLQVVYYLSRNGHLEHPHYMEITHLANHPLRLRDVMDRLTALRGKGMPALYSWSCKRSYKSGYVWNDLAENDIIYPAEGAEYVLKGSELVEGCSAERLDQLQMSSNQQMMQQQDSNFGSKRRSPLAPTRSRGHDHHHREADKYREEEGQDQDSEDEQEEQELVDYEDEKTSYTSSTTPHSRCSRGVSTDELEDPPQTRKSPTVSTHPESSPPPPPTPTPSVNNIASNQPSQRTNLSTWFEDGDPVVVSDSKSSALQSKNSVLLQLIACGSSAVSKAKNAPCVSLKQHTTATDHVKKSSESFRKEVVYKAAVKVAVAAEEDMIKCMSENPRFGNLQAEEKEYFSGSIVDAMKDQDRVLAEPRPGLKRSNSYNEERSTKAGFVSESVEEEKKEKAAVKGKCIPRKLYSSAASKQSKK, encoded by the exons ATGGATGTTCGTTTCAGAAGACCTACCACCACCAGAGAATTGAGAGAAAGCAGCACAGACAGAGCCGAAGTTATGCAGCAGCCACCAAGAGCCATAAAAAAACTTCAAGTTGTCTACTATCTCTCAAGAAATGGCCATCTCGAGCATCCTCATTACATGGAAATCACCCACTTGGCCAATCACCCGCTTCGTTTGAGAG ATGTAATGGATCGGCTGACTGCTCTTAGAGGCAAAGGCATGCCCGCCTTGTACTCTTGGTCTTGCAAAAG gAGCTACAAAAGTGGTTATGTGTGGAACGATTTAGCCGAAAACGATATAATTTATCCAGCAGAAGGAGCTGAGTATGTACTCAAGGGATCAGAGCTAGTTGAAGGCTGCTCTGCAG AAAGATTAGATCAACTGCAAATGAGTAGCAACCAACAGATGATGCAGCAGCAAGACTCAAACTTTGGGTCCAAAAGGAGATCTCCACTCGCTCCGACTCGAAGCAGAGGACATGATCATCATCATCGAGAAGCAGACAAGTATCGGGAGGAGGAGGGTCAAGACCAAGACTCTGAGGACgaacaagaagaacaagaactGGTGGACTATGAGGATGAgaaaacaagctacaccagctCCACCACCCCCCATTCTCGCTGCTCCAGAGGGGTCTCCACAGACGAACTCGAAGACCCTCCACAAACCCGCAAAAGCCCGACTGTGTCAACTCACCCCGAGTCATCACCGCCTCCTCCTCCAACTCCAACCCCATCAGTTAATAATATAGCATCAAATCAGCCCAGCCAGCGCACCAATCTGTCCACATGGTTCGAGGACGGCGACCCAGTTGTGGTTTCGGATTCCAAGTCCTCAGCACTGCAGAGCAAGAACTCTGTTTTGCTTCAGCTCATAGCTTGCGGGAGCTCAGCAGTATCCAAAGCAAAAAATGCACCATGTGTGAGTCTGAAGCAACACACAACAGCGACAGATCATGTGAAGAAGAGCAGCGAGAGCTTCCGGAAAGAGGTTGTGTATAAGGCTGCAGTGAAGGTGGCGGTGGCCGCGGAGGAGGACATGATTAAATGCATGTCTGAGAATCCAAGGTTTGGGAATTTACAGGCAGAGGAGAAAGAGTATTTTAGTGGGAGTATTGTGGACGCCATGAAAGACCAAGATCGAGTTTTGGCTGAACCTAGGCCTGGGCTTAAAAGATCAAATTCCTACAACGAAGAAAG GAGCACCAAGGCTGGGTTTGTTTCAGAAAGTgtagaagaagagaagaaagagaaagcagcGGTGAAAGGGAAGTGCATTCCTCGTAAACTATATTCTTctgctgcatcaaaacaaagcaaaaaatgA